The following are encoded in a window of Sminthopsis crassicaudata isolate SCR6 chromosome 3, ASM4859323v1, whole genome shotgun sequence genomic DNA:
- the HCCS gene encoding holocytochrome c-type synthase, which produces MGMSASTPAVAVQAPTASEPQAASPPSGCPMHEKKEKGCPVNTNSSDKTCESQSNSVPAHQERAYEYVECPMSSAASQNKDNINPSNMMPPPNQTPSPGQPFALSTVREESSIPRAGSDKKWVYPSEQMFWNAMLRKGWKWKDDDISQKDMYNIIKIHNQNNEQAWKEILKWEALHATECPCGPTLIRFGGKAKDYSPRARIRSWMGYELPFDRHDWIVNRCGTEVRYVIDYYDGGEVNKDYQFTILDVRPAFDSLTAVWDRMKVAWWRWTS; this is translated from the exons ATGGGTATGTCGGCATCCACTCCTGCTGTTGCAGTGCAGGCCCCCACTGCTTCAGAGCCCCAAGCAGCTTCTCCACCTTCAGGATGCCCGATGCacgaaaaaaaagaaaaag gtTGTCCAGtaaatacaaattcctctgaCAAAACTTGTGAAAGTCAATCTAATTCAGTACCTGCACATCAAGAGCGAGCATATGAATATGTGGAATGTCCTATGTCATCAGCTGCCTctcaaaataaagataatataaatcCTTCAAACATG ATGCCGCCACCTAATCAGACTCCATCTCCTGGTCAACCATTTGCATTGTCAACTGTTAGGGAAGAATCATCAATTCCCAGGGCAGGTTCAGATAAAAAGTGGGTTTACCCTTCTGAACAGATGTTTTGGAATGCCATGTTAAGAAAAGG atggAAGTGGAAAGATGATGACATTAGTCAGAaagatatgtataatattattaaGATTCACaatcaaaataatgaacaagcttgGAAGGAGATTTTGAAGTGGGAAGCTCTTCATGCCAC TGAGTGTCCATGTGGGCCAACACTGATCCGATTTGGAGGTAAAGCTAAGGACTATTCACCAAGAGCCAGAATTCGCTCGTGGATGGG ATATGAATTACCTTTTGACAGACATGACTGGATTGTTAATCGTTGTGGAACAGAAGTTAGATATGTTATTGACTATTATGATGGTGGAGAAGTAAATAAGGACTATCAGTTTACCATCCTGGACGTCCGTCCTGCTTTTGATTCTCTTACAGCTGTTTGGGACAGAATGAAAGTGGCATGGTGGCGCTGGACTTCATAA